One Candidatus Hydrogenedentota bacterium DNA segment encodes these proteins:
- the rny gene encoding ribonuclease Y: protein MDFTALGIGLAAGLAAGYLLCIVLAQARGKGLMGKARRDAAQILTDAERESATLQKEARTQVKELEIDLRAKMEQEAREQRKEIAAIEKRMLSKEETLDKRATALDKTALDLAAEERNLVKREKDLEKELEKVANVITEQTKKLEDISGLTAEQARRELFVTLENEVKRDCALQLKRTEDELKEQAEKKARWIIGEAIGRCASDHVAETTVSVVDLPNDEMKGRIIGREGRNIRALENATGINVIIDDTPEAVILSGFDPIRRQVARITLERLIQDGRIHPARIEEMVEKVNEEMAKTIKERGEAACLEADVHGLHPEIVKLLGRLSFRTSYGQNVLQHSIEVCHLSGIMAAELGLNVQEAKRAGLIHDMGKALTHEIEGSHAILGHDIAKRHGEHEVICNAIGAHHNEMPMTSPISMIVQAADAMSASRPGARSETMQNYIKRLEQLEQIAHEFDGVEKAFAIQAGREVRLVVQPDRVSDAEAAAMARDVARRVESEMTYPGQIRVTVVRETRAVEMAK, encoded by the coding sequence ATGGATTTTACAGCACTCGGCATTGGCCTGGCCGCGGGCCTCGCCGCCGGCTATCTTCTTTGTATTGTCCTGGCGCAAGCCCGGGGCAAGGGCCTCATGGGGAAGGCCCGGCGGGACGCCGCCCAAATCCTGACGGACGCCGAAAGGGAGTCGGCGACTCTCCAGAAAGAAGCCAGGACGCAGGTCAAGGAACTGGAGATCGACCTGCGCGCGAAGATGGAGCAGGAAGCCCGCGAGCAGCGCAAGGAAATCGCGGCGATTGAAAAGCGGATGCTTTCCAAGGAGGAAACCCTCGATAAGCGCGCCACCGCATTGGATAAGACCGCGCTCGATCTGGCCGCGGAAGAGCGCAACCTGGTCAAGCGCGAGAAAGACCTGGAGAAAGAGCTCGAAAAGGTCGCCAACGTTATCACTGAACAAACCAAGAAGCTGGAGGACATTTCCGGCCTGACGGCGGAACAGGCGCGCCGCGAGCTTTTTGTTACGCTGGAGAACGAAGTCAAGCGCGATTGCGCGCTCCAGCTCAAGCGCACCGAAGACGAACTGAAGGAACAGGCGGAGAAGAAGGCCCGCTGGATTATAGGCGAGGCCATTGGCCGCTGTGCTTCAGACCACGTGGCCGAGACCACGGTTTCGGTGGTCGATCTGCCTAACGACGAAATGAAGGGCCGGATTATCGGGCGCGAGGGCCGCAATATCCGGGCGCTGGAAAACGCGACGGGCATCAACGTCATTATTGACGATACCCCCGAAGCCGTTATCCTGTCCGGGTTCGACCCGATCCGGCGTCAGGTTGCCCGCATCACCCTCGAACGGCTTATCCAGGACGGCCGCATCCACCCCGCCCGCATTGAGGAGATGGTGGAGAAAGTCAACGAGGAGATGGCCAAGACGATCAAGGAGCGTGGGGAGGCCGCCTGCCTGGAGGCGGACGTGCACGGGCTCCATCCGGAGATTGTTAAGCTCTTGGGCCGCTTGAGTTTCCGCACCTCCTACGGCCAGAACGTGCTCCAGCACTCGATTGAGGTGTGCCACCTTTCGGGGATCATGGCGGCGGAGTTGGGCCTGAATGTGCAGGAGGCGAAGCGCGCCGGGCTCATCCACGATATGGGCAAGGCCCTCACGCACGAGATCGAAGGGTCCCACGCCATCCTCGGCCACGATATTGCCAAGAGGCACGGGGAGCACGAGGTCATCTGCAACGCCATCGGCGCGCACCACAACGAAATGCCGATGACCTCGCCGATCTCCATGATCGTGCAGGCGGCGGACGCGATGTCCGCGTCCCGCCCGGGCGCGCGCAGCGAGACGATGCAGAATTACATCAAGCGCCTTGAACAGCTTGAGCAGATCGCCCACGAGTTCGACGGCGTGGAGAAGGCCTTCGCTATCCAGGCCGGTCGCGAGGTGCGCCTGGTGGTCCAGCCGGACCGCGTGAGTGACGCCGAGGCGGCCGCCATGGCGCGCGATGTGGCGCGCCGCGTCGAGTCCGAAATGACGTATCCGGGCCAGATCCGCGTCACCGTGGTCCGAGAGACGCGCGCGGTGGAAATGGCTAAATAG